A single Triticum dicoccoides isolate Atlit2015 ecotype Zavitan chromosome 2A, WEW_v2.0, whole genome shotgun sequence DNA region contains:
- the LOC119357729 gene encoding pentatricopeptide repeat-containing protein At4g28010-like translates to MTRKHAGTGVLRALVAVAASVASASSRTPPRRAAPYLAVLLRRGRAEAAARLNRHLRLLPLPESPALLSALPSVRDAVSYNTVLAALCRQGCLDAALFLLRVMSHEPRLACRPNAISYTTLMRALCADRRAGQAVGLLRSMQDCGVRPDVVTYGTLIRGLCDAADVDKAVELLNEMCDSGIEPNVVVYSSLLHGYCKTGRWESVGKVFEEMSDKGIEPDVVMYTSLIDSLCRHGKVTKAARVMEMMAERGLEPNVVTYNVLINSMCKEGSVREALDLRMNMLEKGVQPDVVTYNTLITGLSSVLEMDEVMALLEEMMQGETKVRPDLMTFNSVIHGLCKIGWMRQAFEVRAMMAENGCRCNLVTFNLLIGGLLRVHKVKKAMKLKDEMASSGLQPDSFTYSILINGFCKMRQVERAESLLSEMRRQGMEPEPVHYIPLLKAMCDQGMMGQARDLFNEMYMNCKLDAAAYSTMVHGAFKSGEKKIAEEFLKDMIDEGLIPDAVTYSIPINMFAKSGDLAAAERVLKQMKASGFVPDVAVFDSLIQGYGAEGDTEKVLELTREMTAKGVALDPKIISTIVTSLGASIEGQELLQSLPGFDKEISKGDAILPHDVMNMLQKQCTKPESPAPC, encoded by the coding sequence ATGACGAGGAAGCACGcgggcaccggcgtcctccgcgcCCTCGTCGCCGTCGCGGCCTCCGTCGCGTCCGCCTCGTCCCGGACGCCCCCGAGGCGCGCCGCGCCCTacctcgccgtcctcctccgccGGGGCCGCGCCGAGGCCGCGGCGCGCCTCAACCGCCACCTCCGCCTGCTGCCTCTCCCGGAGTCCCCCGCCCTCCTCTCGGCGCTCCCCTCCGTCCGCGACGCCGTCTCCTACAACACCGTCCTCGCCGCGCTCTGCCGCCAGGGCTGCCTCGACGCCGCGCTCTTCCTCCTCCGCGTCATGTCGCACGAGCCCCGCCTCGCCTGCCGCCCCAACGCCATCTCCTACACCACCCTCATGCGCGCGCTCTGCGCCGACCGtcgcgcgggccaggccgtcgggcTGCTTCGGTCCATGCAGGACTGCGGCGTCCGCCCCGACGTGGTCACCTACGGCACGCTCATCCGTGGGCTGTGCGACGCCGCGGACGTTGACAAGGCCGTGGAGCTGCTGAATGAGATGTGCGATAGTGGTATCGAGCCCAACGTGGTTGTGTACAGTTCTTTACTCCATGGGTACTGCAAGACCGGGAGGTGGGAAAGCGTAGGCAAGGTGTTCGAAGAAATGTCTGACAAGGGTATTGAGCCCGATGTTGTGATGTACACTAGTTTGATCGATAGCCTGTGTAGACACGGGAAGGTAACAAAGGCAGCGCGGGTGATGGAAATGATGGCGGAGCGGGGGTTGGAGCCAAACGTGGTGACCTACAATGTGCTGATCAATTCCATGTGCAAGGAAGGGTCTGTGAGGGAGGCGCTCGATTTGCGGATGAATATGCTGGAGAAGGGCGTGCAACCAGATGTTGTGACATATAACACACTCATCACAGGGCTATCTAGTGTGCTTGAGATGGATGAGGTGATGGCGTTGCTAGAGGAGATGATGCAAGGTGAAACTAAAGTTAGGCCTGACTTGATGACATTCAACTCGGTTATACATGGACTTTGTAAGATTGGTTGGATGCGGCAAGCGTTTGAGGTCCGTGCCATGATGGCTGAGAATGGATGCAGGTGTAACTTGGTGACATTTAACCTGCTAATTGGTGGACTCCTTAGAGTCCACAAGGTAAAGAAGGCCATGAAGCTGAAGGATGAGATGGCTAGTTCTGGACTGCAGCCTGATTCGTTCACCTATAGCATATTGATAAATGGCTTCTGTAAAATGCGGCAAGTTGAACGTGCGGAAAGCCTCTTGTCTGAAATGAGACGTCAAGGGATGGAGCCTGAGCCAGTTCACTATATTCCTTTGCTTAAAGCTATGTGTGATCAAGGCATGATGGGGCAGGCTAGGGATTTGTTCAATGAAATGTATATGAACTGCAAATTAGATGCTGCTGCATATAGCACTATGGTCCATGGTGCTTTCAAATCAGGGGAGAAGAAAATTGCAGAAGAGTTTCTTAAAGATATGATTGATGAGGGACTGATTCCTGATGCTGTGACATATTCTATCCCAATCAACATGTTTGCAAAATCTGGAGACCTGGCAGCGGCGGAGCGGGTGCTTAAACAGATGAAAGCAAGTGGCTTTGTGCCTGACGTTGCTGTATTTGATTCACTGATCCAAGGTTATGGAGCTGAAGGCGACACCGAGAAGGTTCTTGAGTTAACTCGTGAAATGACAGCCAAGGGTGTAGCACTTGAtcctaaaattatttcaactattgTCACTTCTCTTGGGGCAAGCATTGAAGGGCAAGAGTTATTGCAGAGCTTGCCTGGTTTTGATAAAGAAATATCAAAAGGCGATGCCATTTTGCCCCATGATGTAATGAATATGCTACAAAAACAATGCACCAAACCTGAATCCCCTGCTCCTTGCTGA
- the LOC119357730 gene encoding uncharacterized protein LOC119357730 translates to MSGATKEKTAGSKEPPPHPAPGQATTKGNAEICINCSLPGHFAPRCPTIRCEKCNKLGHMAQLCQVLRPWECIPLMCGFQSPGQGFFYIPDMCAAKHSAEKTNNVVITIVEGDATVKDIEQEFNAIFAKKPGKKKWRCTARSIGPAQYVMRFPNASEVERACCYGKRLPLKEGNIVVCITPWTASIGAKGIMEKAWVRVRNIPIEKRCTEHIAYAGALVGITLEVDESTVHKPEYARILLGCREVEKIPPSAEGMLGEQYYDFFYEVEKVVTVGVEKSQSYTAVDSSASPSFPKKARMDSYPASSMGQGETNTSVTGNFSSQNYGKGMQRLPAVAESEEEDESEEGKNTELLIETMAREHAAEKMSYCGSQSDKKSCENVSEDLKVEEMTESPSNEISVHQDYVVWPSLPHIVPLEEGFMEGGKNCSVYTVESPSGSPIHDCMSQGEDISRRQKQKLEKVGDVATNGMKKRNLEELSRCLLQDKNIDSNSQKITVSDGFGNDVPLSLTWDDDSGDIEEPFILVQSKNKKKKYHQFFPLVSEIWSRPVYTSNSIDSLNIKLKRIKKFFKGWGSNFFGHNKIRRKIIKLELQELEKLEETYGLCGDAYTRKLDILVELNKITKNGLIKGLTADLIENGVCILQYADDTEQECTVASWATNNYELGFRRRLVGVLGLLKEEERAKLQSGVKRLAHAAAALVDRSLPRGRSLLGDREGIQIG, encoded by the exons ATGAGCGGCGCGACCAAGGAGAAGACAGCGGGCTCCAAGGAGCCGCCTCCGCATCCTGCACCTGGGCAAGCAACGACCAAGGGCAATGCCGAGATCTGCATCAACTGTTCCCTCCCAGGTCATTTCGCTCCTCGCTGTCCTACTATTCGCTGCGAAAAATGCAACAAATTAGGTCATATGGCTCAGCTTTGCCAAGTTCTGAGGCCATGGGAATGCATTCCTCTCATGTGTGGGTTTCAGTCGCCTGGTCAGGGATTCTTCTATATTCCTGATATGTGTGCTGCTAAACATAGTGCAGAGAAAACTAATAATGTGGTGATTACTATAGTGGAGGGTGATGCTACTGTTAAAGACATTGAGCAGGAATTTAATGCTATATTTGCCAAAAAACCTGGGAAAAAGAAATGGCGGTGTACGGCCCGCTCTATTGGCCCTGCTCAGTATGTGATGCGATTCCCTAATGCTAGTGAAGTAGAAAGGGCATGTTGTTATGGAAAACGCTTGCctctgaaggaagggaacattgttGTATGTATTACTCCTTGGACTGCTTCTATTGGAGCCAAAGGCATTATGGAGAAAGCATGGGTTAGGGTTCGCAACATTCCCATAGAGAAAAGATGCACTGAACATATAGCTTATGCTGGAGCTCTAGTTGGGATTACTTTAGAAGTTGATGAATCGACCGTTCATAAACCTGAATATGCTAGAATCCTTCTCGGTTGTAGAGAGGTTGAGAAAATTCCCCCTTCAGCTGAAGGAATGCTGGGAGAACAGTATTATGATTTTTTCTATGAAGTTGAAAAAGTTGTGACTGTGGGTGTTGAGAAAAGTCAGTCCTATACTGCTGTGGATAGCAGTGCATCTCCTTCCTTCCCCAAGAAAGCGAGGATGGACTCATATCCTGCTTCTTCCATGGGGCAGGGGGAGACGAATACATCCGTGACTGGTAATTTTTCCTCTCAGAACTATGGTAAGGGTATGCAGAGGCTTCCGGCAGTGGCTGAgagtgaagaagaagatgagagTGAGGAAGGTAAGAACACAGAGCTTCTGATTGAGACTATGGCCAGAGAACATGCGGCTGAAAAAATGTCTTATTGTGGATCTCAATCTGATAAAAAATCATGTGAGAATGTCTCTGAGGATTTGAAAGTGGAAGAGATGACTGAATCTCCCAGTAATGAGATCAGTGTGCATCAAG ACTATGTGGTTTGGCCCTCCCTGCCTCACATTGTGCCTCTCGAAGAGGGTTTCATGGAAGGAGGAAAAAACTGCAGTGTCTATACAGTTGAATCTCCCTCTGGATCCCCAATTCATGACTGCATGAGTCAGGGAGAAGATATCTCGCGCAGACAGAAGCAGAAGTTGGAGAAGGTGGGAGATGTGGCCACCAACGGAATGAAGAAGCGCAATTTGGAAG AACTTTCTAGATGTCTGTTGCAAGATAAAAACATTGATAGTAATTCGCAAAAAATAACTGTCAGTGATGGGTTTGGCAATGATGTGCCCCTCTCTTTAACATGGGACGATGATAGTGGAGATATTGAAGAACCATTCATCCTGGTTCAAtctaaaaacaagaaaaagaagtaTCACC AATTCTTCCCTCTGGTTTCTGAGATCTGGTCAAGGCCTGTATACACTTCAAACTCCATTGACTCCTTGAATATTAAACTTAAGAGGATTAAGAAGTTTTTTAAGGGCTGGGGATCTAATTTTTTTGGTCACAATAAGATCAGGAGAAAAATTATCAAGCTCGAGTTGCAGGAGCTTGAAAAACTGGAAGAGACTTATGGTTTATGTGGGGATGCCTACACTAGGAAGTTGGATATTCTAGTGGAGCTTAATAAGAT CACAAAAAATGGCCTCATTAAAGGTTTAACTGCTGATCTTATTGAGAATGGGGTTTGCATCCTGCAATACGCGGATGACACA GAGCAGGAATGCACGGTTGCATCTTGGGCGACTAACAACTATGAGCTGGGCTTTAGACGTAGACTGGTTGGGGTGTTGG GTTTGCTAAAGGAAGAAGAAAGGGCGAAGCTCCAGTCTGGAGTGAAGAGGTTGGCTCACGCGGCTGCTGCGCTGGTGGACAGGTCCCTCCCTCGAGGCAGATCCCTTTTGGGTGACAGAGAAGGGATCCAGATTGGTTAG